The Oikeobacillus pervagus genome has a segment encoding these proteins:
- the mreC gene encoding rod shape-determining protein MreC, protein MPQFFMNKRLIIMLVSIIVVVALIGFSIRDRENISWPEQFVKDIVGLGQVAVSTPANAVSNFFKDLKNLQNTYKENEKLKEHLNRMTQVESDVNRLEKDNKELRALLDKKESLADYNPEQATVISRNPDRWFDVFTINKGRSNGIQPDMAVMTSKGLIGKVKNVSKFTATVEMLSANDPKNRVSAIIQDKKKNLYGLIEGYDKENGYLLMKVKPTEGKMKKGKSVTTSGLGGVFPDGLAIGKVVKLEPDHFGLTQIAYIKPSADFYDFEHVVVAKRGMPVVKDTEEKERQQVVVEEEGL, encoded by the coding sequence ATGCCACAATTTTTTATGAATAAACGATTGATTATTATGCTCGTCAGCATTATTGTTGTTGTGGCATTGATTGGTTTTTCCATTCGTGATCGAGAAAACATATCTTGGCCAGAGCAATTTGTAAAAGATATCGTCGGTTTGGGGCAAGTGGCCGTTTCTACGCCTGCAAATGCTGTCTCTAACTTTTTTAAAGACTTAAAAAATTTGCAAAATACATATAAAGAGAATGAAAAATTAAAAGAACATTTAAATAGAATGACTCAAGTTGAAAGTGATGTAAACCGTTTAGAAAAAGATAATAAGGAATTGCGGGCATTATTAGACAAGAAGGAAAGCTTAGCTGATTATAACCCAGAGCAGGCCACTGTCATCAGTCGAAATCCTGATCGTTGGTTTGACGTCTTTACGATTAATAAAGGGAGATCTAATGGAATCCAACCGGACATGGCTGTAATGACGTCAAAAGGTTTAATTGGGAAAGTGAAAAATGTGTCTAAATTTACAGCAACCGTGGAAATGTTAAGTGCAAATGACCCGAAAAATAGGGTTTCTGCGATTATTCAAGATAAGAAAAAAAATCTGTACGGACTCATCGAAGGTTATGATAAAGAAAATGGTTATTTATTAATGAAAGTGAAACCTACCGAAGGGAAAATGAAAAAAGGAAAAAGCGTAACGACATCTGGTTTAGGCGGAGTGTTTCCTGATGGATTGGCTATTGGGAAAGTCGTTAAGTTAGAGCCTGATCATTTCGGCCTTACTCAAATAGCCTATATTAAACCGTCCGCTGATTTTTATGACTTTGAGCATGTAGTTGTGGCTAAAAGAGGGATGCCTGTCGTAAAAGATACGGAAGAAAAAGAAAGACAGCAAGTCGTAGTGGAGGAGGAAGGCTTGTGA
- the mreD gene encoding rod shape-determining protein MreD: MKKILLPLLMAACFFSETVFMEWFPGNSFDGKWIFSPRFFLIALLILTIFFKRSTAMKYGFIFGFLYDLYYTEILGVYMLFFPFLVYITSKLMKMLHNNLWVVALVVLFDLALLEVVIYELNVIVQRTSMSFTHFLSHRLWPTLVLNWLFYILFSFALKWSFEKLRKHLLDE, from the coding sequence GTGAAAAAAATCCTTCTTCCCTTACTGATGGCAGCTTGTTTTTTTAGTGAAACCGTCTTTATGGAATGGTTCCCGGGGAATTCCTTTGATGGCAAATGGATATTCTCACCTCGCTTTTTCCTAATTGCCCTTTTGATATTAACCATCTTTTTTAAACGATCAACTGCAATGAAGTATGGATTTATTTTTGGTTTTTTATATGATCTTTATTACACAGAAATCCTTGGTGTATATATGCTTTTCTTCCCATTCCTTGTATATATTACGTCGAAGTTAATGAAAATGTTGCATAACAATTTATGGGTGGTTGCGCTTGTTGTCTTATTTGACTTGGCTTTATTAGAAGTAGTGATTTACGAGTTAAATGTGATTGTTCAAAGAACTTCGATGTCATTTACTCATTTTTTGAGTCATCGTTTATGGCCGACTCTTGTATTAAATTGGCTTTTTTATATTCTTTTTTCATTTGCATTAAAATGGAGTTTTGAAAAATTAAGAAAACATTTGTTGGATGAATAA
- the minC gene encoding septum site-determining protein MinC: MKKRQNVIIKGTKDGLTLHLNDKCSYDELLEELEQKMDGQQEENETPLITVKIQAGNRYLTAKQKEEMKEIIRKKKHFVVKEVSTNVVTIEEATRWKEESDMTKVAGMIRSGQVLEVPGDILIIGDVNPGGTVKAGGNIFILGSLKGIVHAGVQGNEKAVVVASRMTPSQLRISEYSTIAPHHNEEKESHEMECAYIDEKKQIIVDRLQTLRQIRPNITSFKGGSYSG; the protein is encoded by the coding sequence ATGAAAAAAAGGCAAAATGTTATAATAAAAGGGACGAAAGACGGATTAACCTTGCATTTAAATGATAAATGTTCCTATGATGAGCTATTAGAGGAGTTAGAGCAAAAAATGGACGGGCAACAGGAGGAAAATGAAACACCTTTAATAACAGTAAAAATTCAAGCAGGAAATCGCTATTTGACTGCTAAGCAGAAGGAAGAAATGAAAGAAATTATTCGAAAAAAGAAGCATTTTGTTGTAAAAGAAGTTTCTACGAATGTTGTGACGATCGAAGAGGCAACACGCTGGAAAGAAGAATCCGATATGACAAAGGTTGCAGGGATGATCCGATCAGGTCAAGTTCTTGAAGTTCCTGGGGATATATTAATTATCGGGGATGTAAACCCAGGAGGAACGGTTAAGGCTGGGGGCAATATTTTTATTCTTGGTTCATTGAAAGGAATCGTACACGCTGGAGTTCAGGGAAATGAGAAAGCAGTTGTTGTAGCATCACGAATGACCCCTTCACAGCTGCGTATTAGTGAGTATTCTACAATTGCTCCGCATCATAATGAAGAGAAGGAATCACATGAGATGGAATGTGCATACATAGATGAAAAAAAGCAAATTATTGTAGACCGTTTACAAACTTTAAGACAAATTAGACCTAATATTACGAGTTTTAAAGGGGGAAGCTACAGTGGGTGA
- the minD gene encoding septum site-determining protein MinD — MGEAIVITSGKGGVGKTTTSANLGTALALQEKKVCLVDTDIGLRNLDVIMGLENRIICNLVDVVEERCKLHQALVKDKRFEDRLYLLPAAQTSDKNVVSPEQMKKLIDELKQEFDYILIDCPAGIEQGFKNAVAGADQAVVVTTPEKAAVRDADRIIGLLEKDGRIARPKLVINRIRPKMMENGEMLDVDEITTHLSIDLLGIVIDDENVIKSSNEGEPIAHDPNNKASIAYRNIARRILGESIPLQPLTEEKEGVFARIKKFFGARSK, encoded by the coding sequence GTGGGTGAAGCGATTGTTATTACATCAGGTAAAGGTGGAGTAGGAAAAACAACGACCTCTGCTAATTTAGGTACAGCACTTGCTCTCCAAGAAAAGAAAGTGTGTTTAGTAGATACGGATATTGGACTTCGAAATTTAGATGTGATTATGGGATTAGAAAATCGCATTATTTGTAATTTAGTAGATGTTGTGGAAGAACGCTGTAAGCTCCATCAAGCATTGGTTAAGGATAAGCGATTTGAGGATCGATTATATTTACTTCCTGCGGCACAAACGAGTGATAAAAATGTGGTCTCACCAGAACAAATGAAGAAATTAATAGATGAATTGAAACAGGAATTCGATTACATATTGATCGATTGTCCAGCAGGAATTGAGCAGGGATTTAAGAATGCTGTTGCAGGTGCTGACCAAGCTGTTGTTGTCACAACTCCGGAAAAAGCTGCAGTACGCGATGCAGACCGAATCATTGGATTGTTAGAGAAGGATGGCAGAATCGCTAGACCTAAATTAGTCATTAACCGTATTCGACCTAAGATGATGGAGAATGGGGAAATGCTAGATGTAGATGAAATCACTACCCATTTATCGATTGATTTACTTGGTATAGTAATAGATGATGAGAATGTAATAAAATCCTCTAATGAAGGGGAGCCCATTGCACATGATCCGAATAATAAAGCATCAATTGCTTACCGAAATATTGCTCGAAGAATTTTAGGAGAGTCTATTCCTCTTCAACCATTAACAGAAGAAAAAGAAGGGGTATTTGCACGGATCAAGAAATTTTTTGGAGCAAGATCTAAATAA
- a CDS encoding rod shape-determining protein, producing MFGIGTKDLGIDLGTANTLVYAKGKGVVLREPSVVALQTDTKQIVAVGNDARNMIGRTPGNIVATRPMKDGVIADYETTATMMKYYIKQATKSKGLFARKPYVMVCVPSGITAVEERAVKDATRQAGARDAFTIEEPFAAAIGANLPVWEPTGSMVVDIGGGTTEVAIISLGGIVTSQSLRIAGDELDDAIVAYIRKQYNLLIGDRTSEAIKMEIGSASEPEEKESMDIRGRDLLTGLPKTIEITAEEISKALKDTVFAIVDTVKSTLEKTPPELAADIMDRGIILTGGGALLRNIDKVISDETNMPVIIAEDPLDCVAIGTGKALDHIHLFKNKVK from the coding sequence ATGTTTGGAATTGGGACTAAAGATCTTGGAATTGACTTGGGGACAGCAAACACACTTGTGTATGCAAAGGGGAAAGGTGTTGTATTGCGTGAACCTTCAGTTGTCGCATTACAAACCGATACGAAACAAATTGTCGCGGTAGGAAATGACGCCAGAAATATGATTGGTCGTACACCAGGGAATATTGTCGCGACTCGTCCGATGAAGGATGGAGTTATTGCTGATTATGAAACGACTGCAACGATGATGAAATATTATATTAAGCAAGCCACGAAGTCAAAAGGATTATTTGCGCGCAAGCCTTATGTAATGGTTTGTGTTCCTTCGGGGATCACAGCTGTTGAGGAACGTGCAGTAAAGGATGCAACTCGTCAAGCAGGTGCTAGGGATGCCTTTACAATTGAAGAACCATTTGCAGCGGCTATTGGGGCCAATCTACCAGTTTGGGAACCGACTGGAAGCATGGTCGTCGATATCGGTGGAGGAACAACAGAGGTGGCGATTATATCCCTTGGAGGAATTGTGACAAGTCAATCTTTACGTATTGCCGGGGATGAGTTGGATGATGCCATTGTTGCTTATATTCGTAAGCAATATAATCTCTTGATTGGGGACCGCACTTCAGAGGCAATCAAAATGGAAATTGGATCTGCAAGTGAGCCGGAAGAGAAAGAATCAATGGACATTCGTGGACGAGATCTTTTAACGGGACTACCTAAAACAATTGAAATTACAGCTGAGGAAATAAGTAAAGCACTGAAAGACACCGTATTTGCGATTGTGGATACAGTGAAAAGTACACTAGAAAAGACACCACCGGAACTAGCAGCTGATATTATGGATCGTGGGATCATTTTGACTGGCGGGGGCGCTCTTTTAAGAAATATTGACAAAGTGATCAGTGATGAAACGAATATGCCAGTAATTATTGCGGAAGATCCGCTTGATTGTGTTGCAATCGGAACAGGAAAAGCATTAGATCATATCCATTTATTTAAGAATAAAGTGAAATAA